CTAAAAAATGAGTAGATGTGCATAGAATGGCTACAAGGCTACAAGGAAGTGTGAATACATTGGTTTGGTTGTTGTATAGCACAATTTCGGTATTCTTGTTTGGATGAACATAGGAAGCGAATTTTGTAGTTCGCGACAGTTTTAAGCTGCTCAACTTTAACTTGCCTGCATAGAGAGCTAGTCACTATACCTCCAGATGAGGCATTTTGGCGTGGGCTTTTCTACTACGGCCGTGCCTAAAGACTATGAAGGTACAACCTGAAAAAAGCCATTCTTTATGCGGTGTATCGCTATCTCAATCATGGCAATAGCGATTCTGCTAAGCAGCCATCGAATCAAAGCGATATGGCCGGGTTTGTGTTTAGGAATGCCCCTCCGCACGAGTACATCGTACCTGGAGTGGTCTTCCGTAGTACAGCGGCTGAAAACAGTCTTTCCACTTGATCTTGATGTCATTTAGATCCGCAGGGTATTCCATCTGGACAGTCCTGACCAGAGTGGCCAAGACAAGATAGAGTTGACACCAGGCCAGGTTGATCCCCATGCACCCGCGAGGGCCCTTGGAGAAGGCAACCAGGTGTTTATCTGAGGAACTTCCTAACCATCGTTCGGGCCGAAACTCGTCAGGTGCATCGTAATAGTCCGATGACATGTGGATGAAAACATGCGATGTTCCAACGCTTGTCCCACCAGGGACATGATGCCCATCAATGCAAGCACCACCAGCCGAAATGACCCGGGCCAGAGGCGTCACAACACCATGCGTTAGTCGAAGAGCCTCTTTGATCACGGCCGTCAACAGCGGTAATTTTTCTAGCACTTCGATTGGGGGAACCGGTCCATCCGTTTCCGGCCAAACTTGGACAATTTCCTCGTACACGTTTTTGTAGAGGTCAGGGCTCTGTAGGATGCCGCTTAGACCTTGGACCATCGCGCTGGCTACTGTTTCGCCGGCTCCAATAACAAACGTCTGAAGCTCCTCAGTCATATGGCCTTGACTCAGCTTCGGCTGTGGCGCCTCCTTTGCGGTGTTTGACGATGTTGGTACCAGGAAGCCTAGCATAGTGTTAGGCGGAATAGTATCAGGTTGCTGAATCCCTCGAGTAACATGGTCTGCCACGATCGTTCCGTAAGTGGCAAattcagcttctcctggaagagtAACCATTGCAGAGATGGAGTAGAGGATGTTTCTCAGTGTTGGGAAACTTTTCATAAGGACGTAACTTTCGAGACCCTCATCTAAGGCGTGGATTAATGGCGACCCAAAATCTCTCTCTTCAAGAGTACCAAAGGATTTCCCCAGGCATATATCCGCCATTATGTCTTGGGCTAAACAGCGGAAAGCCATCGACATGTTCGACAACTTCCCTTCCTGGTTCTGTTTGTCAAGCTGGTCTACCAAGAAACTTATCTGGATGATTGATCAGGTCACTTAGTACGTTCTTGTCCTAAATAGTTCTCTATAGCCTATCTGTCGattgatggccttctgcATTCTTTGAACGCTTTGTCGCGAGTAGAACGGCCAGATCAGATCCCGTCGTTCTTTGGCTTCATGGTAGTTTCTTAGCCCGAACGCGGAGGATGTATCCACTATCGCTTTGTATACTTCAGGGTCCTTGTCCCATTTGGATTTCACGTTGTAGATATCCGAGTAAGCCTGCATTGAGGAAAAATGCAGCTTTACAAGTGAATTAGCCTCTAATGCTGACTCCCATGTCAAGGATTGTACAACATACGCGATACGGTCCATATCTAACCACAGGTCCTGTAATCCCCCATCTTAGTCTGATTATTCATTAGAAGGGGAGGACAGAAGTAGCATCATAAGCTACACGGAACATTTATCGTACCATAATTTTGATGCAAGTCAAACAAAATATCCGTCAGAGACTTCCCCAAGAACCACTCATGGTAAACCAACCACCAGTCAGAGGCAGCTGCGAGTTTTGGACCGGGAAACTTAGCCAGAGGGTGTACGACTGCGAGGAAAATGGCAGAGCCGACCCAATACACCAAAAGTCCTGCGATGAGGACTGTCGCCATGGATCTGGCCTCCAGGTGCAGGAGGATACCACCAAAGTCCAtactggtggtggtagaatGTTGTTGAGGTTAGTGAGCGACTAGCAGTGGAAGTACAACTGATTCgatatttatttttattatcatGACAGCGAATTGATAATTACAATACCCCCTTTCTGTAAATAGATACGGGAGAAGCTAGGTTTTCAACACTTGGTATTCTGTAATCCAACAATCTACGAAAAGAACAGCCAGTACAAATGAGGCAGAACATTACGGAAATGCCTCACGTCTCAATACATGGAATCAGTCGagtaattttattttttcgtAAGTCATACACAATGAATGGCAAACTATGGGTGATCAAACACTGACTCAAGAGCTGTATTGTATACGACATGTCTCGTCGATCTTTCCATAGAGAAGGTCCAGATTGCAAATGATTAGCCATCTCTTTCAGCTGCCTTCGGCTACAAGATCAATGCATATGGTGGCTGGCTAACTCTGGCGATCGTGAACATCACGCAAGAGCTATATTAGTTTTGCTACGTGGTATAGTGGGTCAGGGGAATAATACTAGTGTTGGGACATAGGTCTAGGTCGATGGATAATCGGGAATGCCGTCTGGAGCCAAACCTTCGCGTAACGAACTTTAGGTTTAAACTTAATTGCGAGTATTTGGAAGCATTTATTTATGCTTTGGTAGAACAAAAATAGCTTGTTTCAACCCGTGCTAGTGTAGACATAAATTACATCCTACCAGAATGATCGACACAGTTCGACATGCAGTTCGAGACTTCAAGTCTCTCCCGGAGATTTATACTTTCCactactactccgtactactactagtagatgATGGTGTAATGTTCAATTCATTCCCCCATACAGTACTCAATCCGACACCCGGGAAAATCTTACAGGATCTTTTCCGTAACTTTCACCTTCACCTCGCCGGTCCCTTGCTTCGGTGCTCCCGTCAGTCGGATATGATGCACCGTGAGATCATCTACCGTAGTGTCATATATCTCCATGTTGAAGGTGCGAATGAGCTTGGCAAAGGTCAGGTAAATCTCCGCGTATGCCAAACTAGAAAGACAATTTTAGTTAGTACTTGTCCTTGGCGTAAACCCCGAATTGACAAAGGGGATACGATGGATGGGATCCTACTTGATTCCGAGACACTGTCTAGTGCCCTTCGTAAAAGCGGCGATAAACTTATCAAGGTTGACACCCTCCTTAGACGCCTTGACCCAGCGCTCAGGGTCAAAGCGATGGGGGTCTGGAAAGATACACGGGTCCTGGTGGACAAGGACAGTACAGAGACTAACGGGAGTCTGTGTGTGCACCGGTTAGAAGAAGCCCGTAGTCGAATAACATGAAATGCAGAGAACTTACACCCGGCGGGATTATATAGTCACCGTACTTTAAGGCCTTGTCATTTGCAACTCTGGGGAGTCGGATTGCTGGGCCATGGGAAAGCCGAAGACTCTCTTGAACCGCTCCGGTCTGCCAACACTGTTAGGCCCGTAGTTGCATTCATGCCTCACGGTTATCCTTCCGTTTTTCCAAGGGAACGAGAAGGAAACGAGAGGATGCAACAAGAATGGGAATATACAACTTACTAGATAAGGGAGACATTCGAGTTGAACATGGGAGTATACACCGCTCGACACACCTGGCAAAGTGTCTAACTCCTCAcgcagcttcttcaggatGGTCTTGTTGTTCAAGATATGAAACATGCCAACACTGAGAGCTCTTGCCGTTGTTTCCGTGCCTGCAAAAATGATCGTCGTACCTTCGTCTCCCAGACGGTCAAGTGTCCTCTCCTGGGGCGGAATGGTCGGGTCTTCAAGTGCTTGCACGATCACAGACTTGGCATCTGCTTTATTCCCCTTATCCAGAGACGCACGGATGCTGTCTTTAATCTCTTCCTGAGAAGAGACAAGATACGCCGCCCCTGGATGGATCAATCGCATGATCGGAATCGGCAACTTCTTGATGGTATTTGCGATCCACGGAAAGAATCTAGTGAAATGATAGAATTGAATCAGTCCTAAAATGGCATCTCTCACTTGGAACTTGAAACCTTCATTCCCAAGATAGTCAAAGTTCTGTCCATAGAAATACGTGGTCACGATGTCCGCGGTGAGGGCGGCAAATCCAGCGTCTAAATCAACAACCTGTCCATAATGCATGGTCTCCTCTAACCGCGAACACATCCGCTCGATCCGCTCATTGATAGCGGATTCCAACCGAGTAACGGCAGCCTTTGAGAAGTAAGGGTTCAGGATTGAACGCCGTAACCGGTGGACTTTGTGGTGTATGGTAGCGAGACTGGCTTGCGGGACTGAAAACGCAGCCACTGCATCGTGATATTTGTCTGTGCTTCGGTGGTTGCCAGCATACACGGTGCTGTAGTAGTGTGGATCGCGAATATGAATCTCATTGGCATTTACTCGAACAATAGGACCTTGTCGGAGGACAGCATTATTAGGTGACGAATCTGCAAAGAGGTTGGTCTCACCACGTACCGTACACTTGGTGCATCCTCTCCATTTCCCATAGAAACATTCCGTCCTTCATGACATCGTAATAGAACTCATAATAAGGACCAATCGCTGCTAGCTTCGGCCCCGGGAATTTTCGCAAAGGATGTAGGTAAAGGTTGTAAAGGGCTTTCAAGGCAAGATAGGTCGCAAAGGTAGCAACGACAACCCCAAGGGTTGCCAGGCCATTGGGCCTGCTTTCTGAAATGGTGTCCAGCATGACACTGTTCTCTTCAGATTGATACAGTGTGCTTGGAGAGGGTAGCAAAGAGCGCGAAGAACCAATCTGCCGAGGTTGCTGATTGTCAAGCAGGGGCAACTCGAGAGTTAAAGTTGCATTGATGGCGAGTCAGGCAAAAAATATGAACCTTTTCAATAGTCGCAAGGGGCTAAACTGCATTGACCACGAATCACCATGTCTAGGTATAAGAAGGCTCGCATTGCGTCAAACATtgctccaccaccaaagacaCTATTTCCAGCTGTGGATACAATGGATGTATCGCCACAAGACCCGGGTTCAGCTGCGGAGCTGCTCGGATGGCTGGCTATATCGACTACATGCCATTACAACTCTAAATGACCGTATCATAGTAGAGCTTAGAAGAATGGTAATTTTGCGAATTGCCATGACCAGCTGACCATACCAGAGGGTAAATCAGTTCCCACACGACGTGTAAGGATATCAGCTACTTGCCTGGGTCATGGCTATATAACCCTACAGAATATACCTTGGGAGTGGATGTAACCACGCAACTTGAACTCAAACAATCTTCAATTCcatatctctcttttgcACAGTCTCTTTCCAGATCTCCAGCACAATGCCCGGAAAACAATTCCCCCTCAAGGAGTACATTGCCGCTCTGGCCAAGTTTCTGGACACCATAGAGTACCAGGACGACAATTTCAGCCATGAGCAGCGTGTGGAAAGTCTACGATATGTCTACCAGCACACAGCAAAACATTTCGACCAACCGATCGAAAAGGCTGCGGTAACGGTCAGTCCCAAAAGGCTGCAGGCTGTCATGCGAACTAGCACACTCGTTACGGTCTATTGCTGGGTCAAGTGTCCACTTGATGTCATGGTAGGCGTGTCTATCTACTTTGCCTATATCATCATGCTGGATGACTCGAGCGACACTCCCACCACAGAGATGAAAACCTTTTGCGAAGATTTGATCAAGGGAAGGCCTCAGAAACATCTGTTTTGGCAGCGCATGAATGCGCATCTGACAAACTTCCTACGTTATTACGACGGGTTCTGTGCCATCACGATCTTTAGAAGCACATTGGACTTCTTCCAGGGCTGCTGGATCGAGCAGAACAACTTCGGCGGCTTCCCTGGGTCGAGCTACTTTCCACACTTTCTTCGGCGTCTAAATGGCCTCGGCGGCATCTCTAGCGCTACTCTCTTCCCCCGCTCGGAGTTTGATGAAGGGACTGTCTTTGAAGAGATCGTCACCGCAATCGCACAAATCGAACCGCAGCTTACACTCTGTAACGATCTGATCTCGTTCTACAAAGAATACGACAGTCCAAGGGATCAGATCAACTTGGTCAGCAACTTAGCCCACTGCAACGGAGTTAGCTGGGAGATTGCCTTTGAGGAATTGACCCGCGATACGATCCTCTATTGCGAGCAATTGGTGACtgtcttcaaaggcaaagatcCCAAAGTCGAGGCTACCGTTCGTGCCTTCGTCCATGGCTATGTCATCTGGCATCTGTGCGATCCGCGGTTCCGCATGCAAGAAGTCTACGAGCAGGCGGGCCAGAGTGAGGCCGATCTGAAGTTCCGTCACTTTTACGAGCAGGCAACCAGCATCGGCGTAATTGActtcaagctctgggctAGCCCGAGCCGTCTCAGCAGCGACAAACGGAAACACGAACAGGCTTTCGGTGATGATCCCCAGAATGGTAAGACCCGTGTGCTTGAAAGCATTGGGCAAGCGAACGCCAGCGAAGCTGTCGCGTTAGCTCCTCTGGCTTAGCGGGTAGATAGGTTTGCCGATGTAGACCTTTTCCTGTGCCCTCATCCTTGCTCTATCATTGTTTGTATGCGCCAATAGATTTATCACGTTATTTTTCTCCAATTAGAAGTATTATCTGGTTAAGTCTGGACTTCAATCTCAGccggagaagcttctcccatGTAGCTCGCTTCTGTTTACCTCGAACCTCATCGGCATGTCCGGTCAGCCGAGTCAGCAACCATGGATCTTCGCTGCGTATCATACAATACAAGTAACCGGTGGCTTTTGTGATCGACAAACTCGAAGATCAGACCTGAAAGATGAGAGCTGAACCTCGCAAACGCAATTACGCACCAGACTGACTGTATTATTGAACTCAGCACGGCTCGTGTACAACCAAGAAAGCTTCCGGGAGGTCTAAAAAGATGTATGCTATCTCTCTTTCCATATTGCATGACGGGTGGGTCCCGGAAATGTTTTCCCTCGAGTTAAACTAAGTTGATTAGATCATTGGCGAGTTGAATGCCGTGCCGATCGCGGCACATTTGTATACAGTATTTGACATATCACTGCAGGTAGACGGTACGGAGTGGCCCGTGCACCGTATTAACGATCTAGATGCGTGGTGGACTGTTGGCCCACCCTTATCTGTGCATAACTAGTAGCTTTTGACGAAGCAACTGTCGGCTCGTAGCCTATAATTCTTTCCCGTGTCGAGGAATTTAAGTCGATCATGGTTCAATGGTCAGGTCGGCAGAGGTGATAGTCAAGAGGCGCAGCTGAATGATTTTTTTCAAGACATCCCGCTTAGAAGCGATATTTTTGTGGATATCATGAAAGTATAACAAATCGAATAACTCGTTAAACTAAACCTAATTTCGCAGATCAAGTTCACCATGTCTCGTACAAGGCCCCTTCGGAAGCATCATTTTGCGTAATTAAGTAGCAAATCACAAACAGTGTTTTTGAATTACTCTCATTGACGCGTAAGTTCGGTCACAGTCAAGTCAAAGGCACTACACGTCGCCGGGGTTGATCGAAAATTTCCCTAATCATGGAAATACTCAGTCTACTCGGTGGCCTACTGCTTCATTTCTCGTATGGTCAAAATGGCATGGCGTGTGCGGTAAGGAGCGGAAAATTGAATATGAATTGCTTGGACTACCTAACTAAAACGAGCGTAGAATGCAGACATAGTGATATCACTGAGATAGGAACAAGCTATGACAACTAGAAATGGGTCAAATACAGAAAATGGCGATGACATTCAGTGGCCATAATGGACGTTTCCGATTTCCCAAGTTGAACTGGTAAATTCCGCCCGCGTTCAGTTTGCGTACCGAACTTCAAATCCACCGGTCATGAGTTGATCGGACTCGGTGACCTTCTCAAACCAGAGTGCCCCTTCCTTGCGGCGCTTCTCATACGGAGCGGCATATCCCTCTCCAAATGGTGGGTGGTTATGGTACGTTGTCGCGCACCAGATTGCGAACCCGGTGGCGAGATCCTCTTGAGACAAGAACCAGCGGCGTAAGTCAACGGGAACGGCTTCAACAGGGTTCTCAGAGAAATAATCCTCCTTGCGCTGAAGGTATTCCTTTTCCAACTCAAAGCACCTTTGCTTGAGCCAGGCTTTGGCCTCTTCAACTGACAAGCCTTTCAGCCTGTTCAGAAGAGGGATGGAGTTGATCATGCTGCGGCCTTTGCCGTAGGTGGAGTGTATCTCAGCCTCTTTGTCATAGTGGTAGTAGTCGTAGACATAGCATGAATGAGTCCAAAGGGGCAGGAAGATGTCCCGAACAGAGTCCAATTGGTCCTGTGTCAGATCCAACTGTGAACCGAATTCAGCATTGTCACACGCCACTCTGTATTAAACCGATTAGTAAATAAGAATAGGAGAAATAGGAATTAGTGTGTGACTTACGGCCAGGCAATGTAGTTCGTCCGATCGAGGGCGTATTCTTTCATCGTTTTGTAGTGGGCCATTTTGGGTTCCATATCGGTTCCCTCGACCAGCGCAACCAAGGACTTCACACACTTAGGTCCCAGCTTAGGGTCCAGGTTTTCCAGGATCTTGGGCCATTTGGTCATCGTATTCTTGTAGTTTGCTTGCCAAACTGGGTTGTCATACTTGGGGTCTTTAGGGACAGGGTTCGCGTAAAGTGTAGCGTCCAACTACAAGCAGAGTGTTAGAGAccagaaagaagcagaagggaGAGCAAATCAACCAAGGGAAAATAGAACAGGGAGAGGTAGTATACTTACCATTTCCGTCAATTGCTTTTCGAAGCCTTCATAGAGTACATCTCATCAGCAAATCTCTATAGTGCCATATTCAAGGAAAAGTTCTCCTACACTCATAGAAACTCAACACTTCATTGAGATAGGCCAGCATGGCAACTCGGTCTGGGAAACTTTCTGCGAAGGTGACTGCAGCAAAGTTGCCCCTAGGCCCCAAGGCTCCCGGCATGGCGCCGACATCGTCTTTGCCAAACACATCAATTTGGGCTTGGATGGAGGCATCATCTGCGCGTTGAGCGTACTTGCTGATATAGGGTGGAAGTGTTTTGAAGAAGTAGATGGGGTCATCCTTCCAGAGCTTGCAATCCAGCATAACCGAATGTCTTCTGAGTCCTTCCATGTTGCGTAGCACCTGGGGGCTGGTTTATCTTGATCGAAAATTGCGAACAGCTCAAATTGCTCAAAAGGTTGATAACAGTAGGCAGGTAAAGAAGGGAAATAATAACCAGAGTCAGATTTAAATAGCTGAAGCTCACTTGTCATGGGCGAGCATAGCTGTGAGTGACATGTAGGAGGTAGGAGAGCCTTTCCTTCTATGGAAAATGGACAGCAGAATCCAGCGGAAAAAAGACTAAGATTAGCGCGAGGTACCATTTAACCCCCTGTATCTCAGCTGATCGCCATCAATTTTCAGTTCTGGCGTGGCGTAGCTGAACAGTACATATCCATTTGAAGTGATCTATGGATTATTGATGGGATGAGAGTTTACTATGGAGTAAGTAGATATCGTATGCGGGTCAGATACTCTCTATGTATTTTGCAACCCTACTGTACTAGTGGTGTATGTATTACAATCTTGTAAGGTCATTACCAGATCCGTACACGAATGAAAATCGCTGTACGGTGTTACTGGAACCTAACTTCTCATTCCAAGCCTGGGGGGTCTTGAAAATAtgacaaaaaaaagaaagaagaaaaatgaaaaagaaaaagaaattgccaGTAATTGAAGTCATAACTTGATTATTGGTTACGTCAGTGTCAAATGTGACACGCAAGACAATGACTGGTTGTGTTTTTCCATAGCTAGCAAAACAGAATCGTCTCTACCTCCTCTCTGAGTTCTAGTACTTCCTACGTAAGATCAATCAATAAACCAAAATTCTATTGACCTGTTAGAGCCTAAGTATTGGAACGTTTAGTTATGCAAGCGCCTCTCTACGTGAGATCCAATACATCTCCAAGTCTTTAGTATCCCGCCGGACAAAGATCAACCCACCCAAACTCCTATACACTAGCCGGTACAACCGAGGGAACCCGTCAGCATTTTAGCTATAGATAGATGTCCGCCGCAGGGTCGCTAGACATGTATATAGTTTCTCTGTCGCTATGGAATCCATTAAAACCAGTTGAAAGACATGTTGAATATGCTGGAGCACAATAATACATTAGTCCATGGACAACTACATAAACACCGGGATAGGATAtcaaaggggaaaaaaagactcACCACCCATCTCAGGAAAATAGAGCCAATCATCAATGGCGAGTGACTTTGGAAGGGCCACAGATTCGGCCACGCAGTCTGTTCCATCACACGTTGGGCCCCATATGGTGTATCTCTCATACTCGTCCTCGCTGTCCAGAGGATAAAAGTCTCCTGATGCACGAAGAACCTTTGGTTGCGGACCGGGCTCAAAGATATTGCAGATGAAAGTACCGTATACACCATCATTAAGGTAGAGCATATGTCGATTTTCCTTGTCCTCATCATTAGCAGCAGCATCACGCCGCCCAATGATTCCGCAAGCCAATGTCAGGGCGCCTGCCGCAAAGTAACGCCCGGGCTCGGCCACGATTTCAACATCAATGCCGCAGAAATATTTACCAATACACTGTCGGATGGAGCTGGCCATAGCATCGAAGTTATGAGCTGAGAAACCACCCCCAATATCTAGCAGGTGCATGTCATGGCCGGTACGCAGCCCAGCGTCGAACACTTCGCGGGAATTTTGAATGGCCTTGTCAAATGCAGTTGGGTCTTTTGCATTCGAGCCAATATGGAAGCTCACTCCTACTACAGAGAGGCCCCAGGATTTCGCGCATTGCAGAAGTTTGACCGAAGTCGCTGAGGATGCCCCAAATTTGGAGCCCAACGAATACGTGGCAGATGGATCGGATGCTAAACATCTCAGAATTAACTGAGCATCCGGGAACCGCTGACGAATTTTCTGCAGTTCTGCCTCGTTATCGAATGTCATTTTCCTTACCCCGGACTGTTGAGCATATTCCAGGTCGGATATTTTCTTGCATGGGTTTGCAAAGATTATTCTTTCTGGTGCTACTCCTTGCGACATCACCAGTTCCATCTCATTCCGAGATGCGCAATCAAAACCGCTATTCATTGCATTCAGAACTTTGATAATATGAGTATCCGGATTGCACTTGACAGCTGAGGCGCATTGTCAGTCTAAAACCAAGCAtaatagagagagagagagagagagagagagagttcGCTAGGAGAGACCAACCGTAGAATGGTTTCACGTCCGGTAGGAGACTCGTCCACCGCTGATACTCGTTGTAGACATAGCCAAGGTCCATCACGCAAAATGGTTCAGACCGGTCCCATTCCGATGGCTGCGATAGCTTCCCCTTCATGGCTTCAAGAACTATGCCATTTGTTCGTGGCCCGCATGTTTTGCTGTGGCAAAGATTCCCTTCTGGAAACCAAGCTACTGAAGACGTTTCCTCTGTCGC
The sequence above is a segment of the Aspergillus oryzae RIB40 DNA, chromosome 3 genome. Coding sequences within it:
- a CDS encoding terpene synthase family protein (predicted protein), translated to MEGLRRHSVMLDCKLWKDDPIYFFKTLPPYISKYAQRADDASIQAQIDVFGKDDVGAMPGALGPRGNFAAVTFAESFPDRVAMLAYLNEVLSFYECFEKQLTEMLDATLYANPVPKDPKYDNPVWQANYKNTMTKWPKILENLDPKLGPKCVKSLVALVEGTDMEPKMAHYKTMKEYALDRTNYIAWPVACDNAEFGSQLDLTQDQLDSVRDIFLPLWTHSCYVYDYYHYDKEAEIHSTYGKGRSMINSIPLLNRLKGLSVEEAKAWLKQRCFELEKEYLQRKEDYFSENPVEAVPVDLRRWFLSQEDLATGFAIWCATTYHNHPPFGEGYAAPYEKRRKEGALWFEKVTESDQLMTGGFEVRYAN
- a CDS encoding type III PLP-dependent enzyme (ornithine decarboxylase); the encoded protein is MPYATEETSSVAWFPEGNLCHSKTCGPRTNGIVLEAMKGKLSQPSEWDRSEPFCVMDLGYVYNEYQRWTSLLPDVKPFYAVKCNPDTHIIKVLNAMNSGFDCASRNEMELVMSQGVAPERIIFANPCKKISDLEYAQQSGVRKMTFDNEAELQKIRQRFPDAQLILRCLASDPSATYSLGSKFGASSATSVKLLQCAKSWGLSVVGVSFHIGSNAKDPTAFDKAIQNSREVFDAGLRTGHDMHLLDIGGGFSAHNFDAMASSIRQCIGKYFCGIDVEIVAEPGRYFAAGALTLACGIIGRRDAAANDEDKENRHMLYLNDGVYGTFICNIFEPGPQPKVLRASGDFYPLDSEDEYERYTIWGPTCDGTDCVAESVALPKSLAIDDWLYFPEMGAYSTCLSTGFNGFHSDRETIYMSSDPAADIYL
- a CDS encoding uncharacterized protein (predicted protein) — its product is MPGKQFPLKEYIAALAKFLDTIEYQDDNFSHEQRVESLRYVYQHTAKHFDQPIEKAAVTVSPKRLQAVMRTSTLVTVYCWVKCPLDVMVGVSIYFAYIIMLDDSSDTPTTEMKTFCEDLIKGRPQKHLFWQRMNAHLTNFLRYYDGFCAITIFRSTLDFFQGCWIEQNNFGGFPGSSYFPHFLRRLNGLGGISSATLFPRSEFDEGTVFEEIVTAIAQIEPQLTLCNDLISFYKEYDSPRDQINLVSNLAHCNGVSWEIAFEELTRDTILYCEQLVTVFKGKDPKVEATVRAFVHGYVIWHLCDPRFRMQEVYEQAGQSEADLKFRHFYEQATSIGVIDFKLWASPSRLSSDKRKHEQAFGDDPQNGKTRVLESIGQANASEAVALAPLA
- a CDS encoding cytochrome P450 (predicted protein), yielding MDFGGILLHLEARSMATVLIAGLLVYWVGSAIFLAVVHPLAKFPGPKLAAASDWWLVYHEWFLGKSLTDILFDLHQNYGTINVPYGGLQDLWLDMDRIAYVVQSLTWESALEANSLVKLHFSSMQAYSDIYNVKSKWDKDPEVYKAIVDTSSAFGLRNYHEAKERRDLIWPFYSRQSVQRMQKAINRQIGYRELFRTRTFLVDQLDKQNQEGKLSNMSMAFRCLAQDIMADICLGKSFGTLEERDFGSPLIHALDEGLESYVLMKSFPTLRNILYSISAMVTLPGEAEFATYGTIVADHVTRGIQQPDTIPPNTMLGFLVPTSSNTAKEAPQPKLSQGHMTEELQTFVIGAGETVASAMVQGLSGILQSPDLYKNVYEEIVQVWPETDGPVPPIEVLEKLPLLTAVIKEALRLTHGVVTPLARVISAGGACIDGHHVPGGTSVGTSHVFIHMSSDYYDAPDEFRPERWLGSSSDKHLVAFSKGPRGCMGINLAWCQLYLVLATLVRTVQMEYPADLNDIKIKWKDCFQPLYYGRPLQVRCTRAEGHS
- a CDS encoding cytochrome P450 (cytochrome P450 CYP3/CYP5/CYP6/CYP9 subfamilies); this encodes MLDTISESRPNGLATLGVVVATFATYLALKALYNLYLHPLRKFPGPKLAAIGPYYEFYYDVMKDGMFLWEMERMHQVYGPIVRVNANEIHIRDPHYYSTVYAGNHRSTDKYHDAVAAFSVPQASLATIHHKVHRLRRSILNPYFSKAAVTRLESAINERIERMCSRLEETMHYGQVVDLDAGFAALTADIVTTYFYGQNFDYLGNEGFKFQVRDAILGLIQFYHFTRFFPWIANTIKKLPIPIMRLIHPGAAYLVSSQEEIKDSIRASLDKGNKADAKSVIVQALEDPTIPPQERTLDRLGDEGTTIIFAGTETTARALSVGMFHILNNKTILKKLREELDTLPGVSSGVYSHVQLECLPYLTGAVQESLRLSHGPAIRLPRVANDKALKYGDYIIPPGTPVSLCTVLVHQDPCIFPDPHRFDPERWVKASKEGVNLDKFIAAFTKGTRQCLGINLAYAEIYLTFAKLIRTFNMEIYDTTVDDLTVHHIRLTGAPKQGTGEVKVKVTEKIL